In a single window of the Petrotoga olearia DSM 13574 genome:
- the pyk gene encoding pyruvate kinase, with translation MNEKTENKKTRIVCTIGPATRDEVMIKKLINAGMNVARLNTSHDTIADHEKTVNLIKKIRKDMNIPFAILLDLEGPKIRTGRFDTDQVALKEGQKFILTTEEIVGNKEKVSINYKDLPKEVKKGDFILLDDGKIRLEVVSSNEKEIVTKVVTGGSITHRRGINVPGIDISLPPLTEKDVEYLNKAVEWNIDYIAQSFVRKAEDITRTRRILTELGMPDLPIIAKIETLQALDNLESIIEEADGVMVARGDLGVEAPVEQIPLLQKRIIEIANTMAKPAITATQMLESMVNNPFPTRAEATDIANAILDGTDAVMLSGETSIGKYPEQAVRVMSNVAKETEKILEEYYYKFDYSTYGGGDPATNSITMSAINIAEQLGIEVVVATTYSGYTARALSRFRRNIKIVAASPRISTYHRLALVWGVTPVIMQRFTDTDNMLESVSNIVKSLNFALPGENIIVTAGIPYGFSSKTNLLKVHEV, from the coding sequence ATGAACGAAAAAACGGAAAATAAAAAGACGAGAATCGTTTGTACAATTGGTCCTGCTACACGAGATGAAGTAATGATAAAAAAATTGATAAATGCTGGAATGAATGTAGCCAGATTGAATACTTCTCATGATACAATTGCTGATCATGAGAAAACGGTAAATCTAATTAAAAAAATACGAAAAGATATGAATATACCTTTTGCCATTTTACTTGATTTAGAAGGTCCAAAGATTCGAACAGGTAGATTTGATACGGATCAAGTAGCTCTGAAAGAAGGCCAAAAATTTATCTTGACAACCGAAGAGATTGTTGGAAATAAAGAAAAGGTAAGTATAAATTATAAAGATTTGCCTAAAGAAGTTAAAAAAGGAGATTTTATCCTTCTCGATGATGGAAAAATTCGGCTGGAAGTTGTCAGCAGTAATGAAAAAGAAATTGTAACGAAAGTTGTAACTGGTGGTAGTATTACTCATAGAAGAGGGATAAACGTTCCTGGTATAGATATCAGCCTACCACCATTAACAGAAAAGGATGTTGAGTATCTGAACAAGGCTGTTGAATGGAACATAGATTATATCGCTCAGTCTTTCGTTAGAAAAGCTGAAGATATCACCCGAACGAGGAGGATTTTAACTGAATTGGGTATGCCTGATCTTCCTATAATCGCCAAAATAGAAACATTACAAGCCTTAGACAACCTGGAATCGATCATAGAAGAAGCAGATGGGGTGATGGTTGCAAGAGGAGATTTGGGTGTTGAAGCACCTGTTGAACAAATACCTCTGCTTCAAAAGAGGATAATAGAGATTGCAAACACGATGGCAAAGCCGGCTATAACTGCTACTCAAATGCTTGAAAGTATGGTTAATAATCCATTTCCTACAAGAGCCGAGGCTACTGATATAGCTAATGCTATATTAGATGGGACAGATGCTGTAATGTTGTCTGGAGAAACATCGATTGGGAAATACCCTGAGCAAGCTGTCAGAGTTATGTCCAATGTGGCAAAGGAAACCGAGAAAATATTAGAAGAGTACTATTATAAATTCGATTATTCAACATATGGTGGAGGAGATCCTGCTACCAATTCGATAACTATGTCTGCAATAAACATTGCCGAGCAACTTGGCATAGAAGTTGTTGTAGCAACAACATATAGCGGCTACACGGCAAGAGCGCTGTCTAGGTTCAGAAGAAATATAAAAATAGTTGCAGCATCTCCAAGAATATCTACTTATCATCGATTGGCGTTAGTTTGGGGAGTGACTCCTGTTATTATGCAAAGGTTTACCGACACAGATAATATGTTGGAAAGTGTGAGCAATATTGTGAAATCTTTAAATTTTGCCCTACCAGGAGAAAATATCATTGTAACTGCAGGAATCCCTTATGGTTTCTCCAGTAAAACTAATCTTTTAAAGGTTCATGAGGTATGA
- the pfkA gene encoding 6-phosphofructokinase: MKRIGLMTSGGDAPGMNAVIRAVTRSAVVENIEVYGFLRGFAGILDKDYKKFTYSDVGGIMERGGTILRTSRVPEFKVPEVRKKAADILKDLGIDVLVIIGGNGSLTGGKLLSEEQGIPVIGVPASIDNDIAYTDMSIGVDTCLNTVVEAMQKLKDTASSHERAFIVEVMGRTSGYVALMSGLAIGAEAIIIPEVPTDYDALAEKMWDERKRGKINSIIVVAEGSASAYTVARHLENRIGFETRITILGHIQRGGSPTAFDRILASRMGNEVVKAIKDGDFDVMIGLSKNDLIRTPLEKVLSESNKLDMEIVKLAGILS; this comes from the coding sequence ATAAAAAGAATTGGGCTAATGACCAGTGGTGGAGATGCTCCTGGAATGAACGCCGTTATAAGGGCAGTTACTAGAAGTGCAGTTGTGGAAAATATTGAAGTCTATGGATTTTTGAGAGGATTTGCCGGTATATTGGATAAAGATTATAAAAAATTCACATATTCAGATGTTGGTGGCATAATGGAAAGAGGGGGAACCATTTTAAGAACCTCAAGGGTGCCAGAATTTAAAGTTCCCGAAGTCAGAAAAAAAGCTGCTGATATATTGAAAGATTTAGGTATTGATGTGTTGGTTATAATTGGAGGGAATGGAAGTCTTACCGGTGGGAAGTTGTTATCAGAAGAACAAGGAATACCAGTAATAGGCGTACCAGCTTCTATAGATAACGATATAGCCTATACAGATATGAGTATAGGTGTTGATACCTGTCTTAACACAGTGGTTGAAGCCATGCAGAAGTTAAAAGACACCGCGTCTTCACATGAAAGGGCATTTATTGTTGAAGTTATGGGAAGAACATCCGGATACGTTGCATTGATGTCTGGTCTTGCGATAGGTGCTGAAGCTATAATAATACCAGAAGTTCCGACTGATTACGATGCTTTAGCTGAAAAAATGTGGGATGAAAGAAAAAGAGGTAAGATCAATTCAATAATCGTTGTTGCGGAAGGATCTGCCAGTGCTTATACAGTAGCTAGACATTTAGAGAATAGGATTGGTTTTGAAACGCGCATAACGATTTTAGGCCATATTCAAAGAGGAGGCTCTCCAACTGCATTCGATAGGATTTTGGCCTCAAGAATGGGAAATGAAGTAGTAAAAGCAATTAAAGATGGGGATTTTGACGTTATGATAGGCTTGAGTAAAAACGATTTGATTAGAACGCCTCTTGAAAAAGTTCTTTCTGAGAGTAACAAATTGGATATGGAGATTGTGAAGTTGGCGGGGATTTTATCATAG
- a CDS encoding Fur family transcriptional regulator: protein MEIKYDKNSIIKILKNKKIKVTPNRFKVAFELFNCEEHPSIDELHQKLVKNNENRISFTSVYNILKLFENAGLVKEILIDNKIHYDSNITPHAHFICENCGKVQDIELNKLNFLDERKLFNFKNFTEEELKNNKINSFEINFYGICGECLKEENSER, encoded by the coding sequence ATGGAAATTAAGTATGATAAAAATAGTATAATCAAAATACTAAAAAATAAAAAGATCAAAGTTACCCCAAATAGATTTAAAGTTGCTTTTGAGCTTTTTAACTGTGAAGAACATCCTTCAATTGATGAATTACATCAAAAGTTGGTAAAAAATAATGAAAATCGGATTTCTTTCACGTCCGTGTATAATATTTTAAAATTATTTGAAAACGCGGGATTAGTAAAAGAAATCTTAATTGATAATAAAATCCATTACGACTCTAATATTACCCCTCATGCACACTTTATCTGCGAAAATTGTGGGAAAGTTCAAGATATCGAGTTAAATAAGCTAAATTTCTTAGACGAACGTAAATTATTTAACTTTAAAAATTTTACTGAAGAGGAATTAAAAAACAATAAAATCAACTCCTTTGAAATCAATTTTTATGGAATCTGTGGAGAGTGTTTAAAAGAAGAAAACAGTGAGAGATAA
- the gcvPB gene encoding aminomethyl-transferring glycine dehydrogenase subunit GcvPB translates to MKLIFEKSVSGRKSYSLPKLDVKEFQIDIPQHLIRNEEPELPELYEVDIVRHYNQLASLNHSVDRGFYPLGSCTMKYNPFLNEEVASLNGFKFIHPYQEERTIQGALELMYELQEFLKEITGMDDVTLQPAAGAHGELTGMLIIRKYLQENNLGHKNEVIIPDSAHGTNPASAVMAGFEVVKVNSNNEGRVDLDHLKSLVNENTAAIMLTNPNTLGLFEKDILKISDLMHKNNALLYYDGANLNAIMGKVRPGDNGFDVVHLNLHKTFSTPHGMGGPGSGPIAVKSYLRDYLPKPVVGVKEIGEYYFDYDIPKSIGKVRSFYGNFLVLVKAYTYILSMGKEGLKKVSELATLNANYLKEKLSRFLDVAYPDVCKHEFVIKGSSLKDYGVSTLDFAKRLLDYGIHPPTVYFPLIVDEAMMIEPTETESKETLDEVAAIYEKIVEEAKEEPQKLKNAPMTLSIKRLDEVKANKDLKVKFD, encoded by the coding sequence ATGAAATTGATATTTGAAAAATCAGTTAGTGGAAGAAAGTCATATTCACTTCCAAAATTAGATGTCAAAGAGTTTCAGATAGATATTCCACAACATTTAATTAGAAATGAGGAGCCGGAACTTCCGGAACTATACGAAGTTGATATTGTTAGACATTATAATCAATTAGCCAGTTTAAATCATTCTGTTGATAGAGGTTTTTATCCTTTAGGTTCTTGTACAATGAAATACAATCCTTTTTTGAATGAGGAGGTTGCTTCTTTAAATGGATTCAAATTCATTCATCCATATCAAGAAGAAAGAACCATACAAGGTGCTTTGGAATTGATGTATGAATTGCAGGAATTTTTGAAAGAAATAACAGGCATGGATGATGTTACTTTGCAACCTGCCGCTGGTGCCCATGGAGAGCTTACGGGAATGCTCATTATCAGAAAATATTTACAAGAAAATAATTTAGGTCATAAAAATGAGGTTATAATCCCAGATTCTGCTCATGGTACAAATCCCGCATCTGCTGTAATGGCAGGGTTTGAAGTGGTTAAAGTTAATTCGAATAACGAGGGAAGAGTCGATTTAGATCATTTGAAATCTTTAGTAAATGAAAATACCGCGGCAATTATGCTCACAAATCCAAATACTTTGGGATTGTTTGAAAAAGATATTCTGAAGATATCCGATTTGATGCACAAAAACAACGCCCTGTTGTACTATGATGGAGCAAATTTAAATGCAATAATGGGCAAAGTGAGACCTGGAGATAATGGATTCGATGTTGTTCATTTAAACCTTCACAAGACATTTTCCACTCCTCATGGAATGGGAGGACCAGGAAGTGGACCAATAGCGGTTAAGTCTTATTTAAGAGATTACTTACCAAAACCTGTTGTGGGTGTAAAAGAAATTGGAGAGTATTATTTTGATTACGACATCCCTAAAAGCATCGGGAAAGTACGTAGTTTTTATGGTAATTTTTTGGTACTAGTAAAAGCATACACTTACATCTTATCAATGGGAAAAGAAGGCTTGAAGAAAGTTAGCGAACTTGCCACTTTAAATGCGAATTATTTGAAGGAAAAATTATCTAGATTTTTAGATGTTGCTTACCCAGATGTCTGTAAACATGAATTTGTAATCAAGGGGAGTTCGCTGAAAGATTATGGAGTTAGTACATTAGATTTCGCAAAAAGGCTTTTGGATTACGGTATTCATCCTCCGACAGTCTATTTTCCTTTAATTGTGGATGAAGCTATGATGATTGAACCAACTGAAACTGAAAGCAAGGAAACATTGGATGAAGTTGCTGCTATATACGAGAAAATAGTAGAAGAAGCAAAGGAAGAACCACAAAAGTTAAAAAATGCGCCTATGACTTTATCTATCAAAAGATTGGACGAAGTAAAAGCCAATAAGGATCTCAAAGTGAAATTTGATTAA
- the gcvPA gene encoding aminomethyl-transferring glycine dehydrogenase subunit GcvPA — MNDFPYLPHTQKDIEEMFSFLGIKDIDELYRDIPVLFKGELNIPSGLSEMEVKEKLSDLASLNKNIEEYGIFRGAGVYNHYIPSVIYPLASNRNFLTAYTPYQAEVSQGTLQILYEYQTQICNLTAMEVSNSSMYDGASALAEAILMSKRINGKNHVLMSKLVHPEYQEVSKTYTEVQGMNIEQIDYVSETGQLDLADLSSKITQETSCVVVSYPNFFGVIEDLKVIREKVPNEVVFIVVTYPISLGLLEAPGKFGADIVVGEGQSLGNTPSFGGPGLGIFASKKKYIRKMPGRIIGETVDQDGKRGFCMVLQTREQHIRREKSTSNICSNHAFNALLASLYMNVIGKQGIREVSLQNYHKAHYLARKLLETEKFKPVFDGPFFNEFVLESKIDPEFLNEKLLEQHYFGPLILKNFYENMGNNVLFCATELTKKRDIDFLCSFLEGLS, encoded by the coding sequence ATGAACGATTTTCCATATTTACCCCATACCCAAAAAGACATTGAAGAAATGTTTTCTTTTTTGGGAATAAAAGATATCGACGAACTTTATCGAGATATCCCTGTACTATTCAAAGGTGAGTTGAATATCCCATCCGGTTTGAGTGAAATGGAAGTTAAAGAGAAGTTATCTGATTTGGCTTCGTTAAATAAAAATATAGAAGAATACGGGATTTTTAGAGGTGCCGGTGTTTACAATCATTATATTCCATCTGTTATATATCCTTTAGCTTCAAACAGAAATTTTTTAACCGCTTATACGCCTTACCAAGCTGAAGTCTCTCAAGGTACCCTTCAAATACTCTATGAATATCAAACTCAGATCTGCAATCTTACCGCGATGGAAGTTTCTAATTCATCTATGTATGATGGTGCTTCTGCTTTAGCTGAGGCTATTTTAATGTCAAAAAGAATTAATGGCAAAAATCACGTTTTGATGTCTAAATTGGTTCATCCCGAATATCAGGAAGTGTCAAAAACCTATACTGAAGTACAAGGAATGAATATAGAACAAATTGATTATGTATCTGAAACGGGTCAATTAGATCTAGCAGATTTATCTTCTAAGATTACCCAAGAAACATCTTGTGTTGTGGTTTCGTATCCAAACTTTTTTGGTGTAATAGAAGATTTAAAAGTGATAAGAGAGAAGGTTCCTAATGAGGTTGTTTTCATTGTTGTTACTTATCCAATTTCTTTAGGATTGTTAGAAGCCCCTGGAAAATTTGGAGCCGATATAGTGGTAGGAGAAGGGCAATCTTTAGGAAATACACCTTCTTTTGGAGGACCGGGTTTAGGTATCTTCGCTTCTAAGAAAAAGTATATACGAAAAATGCCTGGCAGAATTATTGGAGAAACCGTTGATCAAGACGGTAAAAGAGGTTTTTGCATGGTTTTACAAACAAGAGAACAGCATATACGAAGGGAGAAATCCACTTCTAATATATGTTCAAATCACGCATTTAATGCTCTTTTAGCTTCTTTGTACATGAACGTGATAGGTAAGCAAGGGATTAGAGAAGTCTCTCTCCAAAATTATCATAAAGCCCATTATTTAGCAAGAAAATTGTTAGAAACTGAAAAATTCAAACCTGTATTTGATGGACCTTTCTTTAACGAATTTGTATTAGAAAGCAAAATAGATCCTGAATTTCTAAACGAAAAGCTGCTGGAACAACATTATTTTGGACCTTTGATTTTAAAGAATTTTTATGAAAATATGGGAAATAACGTACTATTTTGTGCAACAGAGTTGACTAAAAAAAGAGATATTGACTTTTTATGTTCTTTCTTGGAGGGATTATCATGA
- the gcvT gene encoding glycine cleavage system aminomethyltransferase GcvT has protein sequence MMKKIKDYCNYSQSQMLKQILENNGIQVFLKSPIGIGGEYFGEGVIYDLYVEDKDFNRAKEIISEFEKGGITLSELKKTPLYERHKELGAKIGEFAGWELPLWYSSIIEEHNAVRNCVGVFDVSHMGELFVVGEDAQKFVNYLITNNVEKITNGKIVYSPICNKNGGILDDLLAYKFNEEKIMLVVNASNTQKDFEWVKSQSSSFNVEVINKSDEYCQIAFQGPKSQDQLQKYLKDVDLDSIEYYSFEVIQLEGEEVILSRTGYTGEDGFELYLPPKIAVKVWDQLIQLASEVDGKPCGLGCRDTLRFEPKMLLYGNDMDENTTPLEAGLKWTVDFDKEFIGKEALVKQKEEGIKRKLVGMEIHDKMPVRHGYEIYVENEKIGFVTSGVKSPTLGKNLALGYVIKEFSKSGTIVSIKARNKLLEAEIVKTPFYKGSVKSTK, from the coding sequence ATGATGAAAAAAATAAAAGATTATTGTAATTATTCTCAGAGCCAGATGTTGAAGCAAATTTTGGAGAATAACGGTATACAAGTATTTTTAAAATCTCCTATTGGAATAGGGGGAGAATACTTCGGTGAGGGGGTAATTTATGATTTGTACGTCGAAGATAAAGATTTTAATAGAGCTAAAGAGATAATTAGTGAGTTTGAGAAAGGAGGAATTACCTTGTCAGAGCTTAAAAAGACGCCCCTTTATGAAAGGCATAAAGAACTTGGAGCTAAGATTGGAGAATTTGCCGGGTGGGAGCTTCCATTATGGTATTCTTCTATAATTGAAGAGCACAACGCCGTTAGAAATTGTGTTGGGGTGTTTGATGTATCCCACATGGGGGAGTTGTTTGTGGTAGGGGAAGATGCTCAGAAATTTGTTAATTACTTGATTACAAATAATGTTGAAAAAATAACCAACGGCAAAATAGTTTACTCACCCATTTGTAATAAAAATGGCGGCATTTTAGACGATCTTCTTGCTTATAAGTTTAACGAAGAAAAGATCATGTTGGTAGTAAATGCATCTAATACTCAAAAAGATTTTGAATGGGTAAAAAGTCAATCTTCTTCTTTTAATGTTGAAGTTATTAACAAGAGTGACGAGTATTGCCAAATAGCTTTTCAAGGTCCAAAATCTCAGGATCAACTGCAAAAATATCTTAAAGATGTTGATCTCGATAGTATAGAATATTATTCTTTTGAAGTTATTCAACTAGAAGGTGAGGAAGTAATATTGTCAAGAACAGGATACACCGGTGAAGATGGTTTTGAGTTGTACCTACCTCCAAAGATCGCTGTAAAAGTTTGGGATCAACTTATACAACTTGCTAGTGAGGTTGATGGCAAACCATGTGGTTTGGGATGCAGGGATACTTTAAGGTTCGAGCCTAAAATGCTTTTGTATGGCAATGATATGGATGAGAATACAACTCCTTTGGAAGCAGGATTAAAATGGACTGTAGATTTTGATAAAGAATTTATCGGTAAGGAAGCTTTGGTGAAACAAAAAGAAGAAGGAATCAAAAGAAAATTAGTGGGTATGGAAATACATGACAAAATGCCTGTAAGACATGGTTATGAAATTTACGTAGAAAATGAAAAGATAGGGTTTGTAACAAGCGGTGTAAAGTCACCTACTTTAGGGAAGAATTTAGCCTTAGGTTATGTGATTAAAGAATTTTCAAAATCTGGAACTATTGTGAGTATAAAAGCTAGGAACAAGTTATTAGAAGCTGAGATTGTGAAAACTCCATTTTATAAAGGGAGTGTAAAAAGCACAAAATAA
- a CDS encoding metallophosphoesterase family protein — protein MIWAISDIHGMYDSLISLLKQTQIKDSDTVIFLGDYVDRGPYSKKVLDLLIALSKQKNRIFLKGNHDDMMVDYYQKTHEYGDGVWFYNGALSTIRSFDNNIGEEYITFLKDLPLYYEMEVGNEKYLFVHAGVNPNKPLSEQNKRDLLWIRDEFLGMPERYNNYTVIHGHTPTFYLTGEDKIFVKRDKNKKVISIDIDTGCVYGGKLTAYGISEDNRNVVLQAV, from the coding sequence TTGATTTGGGCAATTTCGGATATCCATGGTATGTACGATTCTTTAATTTCACTTTTGAAACAAACACAGATAAAAGATTCTGACACAGTAATTTTTCTTGGTGATTATGTGGATCGAGGGCCTTATTCAAAAAAAGTATTGGATCTTTTGATAGCTTTAAGCAAACAGAAAAATCGGATCTTTCTAAAAGGGAACCATGATGATATGATGGTAGACTATTACCAAAAAACTCATGAATATGGTGATGGTGTATGGTTTTACAATGGAGCATTATCGACAATTAGAAGTTTTGATAATAATATCGGTGAGGAATATATAACCTTTTTAAAAGACCTACCTCTATATTATGAAATGGAAGTAGGAAACGAGAAATATTTGTTCGTTCATGCGGGAGTAAATCCAAACAAACCACTTTCCGAACAAAACAAACGGGATTTGCTATGGATAAGGGATGAATTTTTAGGTATGCCAGAAAGGTATAATAATTATACCGTAATTCATGGTCATACTCCAACATTTTATCTAACGGGTGAAGATAAAATATTTGTGAAAAGAGATAAGAATAAGAAAGTAATAAGTATTGATATCGACACGGGATGTGTGTATGGTGGAAAATTAACAGCCTATGGAATTTCCGAGGATAATAGAAACGTAGTTTTACAAGCTGTTTGA
- a CDS encoding HU family DNA-binding protein: MNKKDLVDAFAKKANVTKKDAESYIDTFVDVVSEALSKGEEVKLVGFGTFKVQKRAARKGVNPQTGKAIKIPEKMVPKFVPGKELKDIVK; the protein is encoded by the coding sequence GTGAATAAGAAAGATTTAGTTGATGCTTTTGCAAAGAAAGCTAACGTAACAAAGAAAGACGCAGAAAGTTACATTGATACTTTTGTTGATGTAGTATCTGAGGCTTTAAGTAAAGGGGAAGAAGTTAAGTTAGTTGGTTTTGGCACTTTCAAAGTTCAGAAGAGGGCAGCTAGAAAGGGTGTTAATCCACAAACCGGAAAAGCTATTAAGATCCCAGAAAAGATGGTTCCAAAATTTGTTCCAGGTAAAGAATTGAAAGATATAGTGAAGTAA